CCCGGTGGACTCGACGAAGATGATCACCACCACCAGGCACATCGACAGGATGGGCGCCAACTCGAACTTGGGCATGCCGAAATGCAGTGGTGTCACCACCTGCACCCACGGCGCCTGGGCCAGGCCGCTGAGGTCGACCATGCCGAGCAGCCCGCACAAGCCATAGCCGAGCGCCATGCCGATCAGCACCGAGATGTTCACCCAGAAGCCGCGCATGAAACGGTTGATCAGCAAGATGGTCGCCAGCACCAGCGCGGCAATCGCCAGATAAATCGGCGAGCCGAACGTTGCAGCAGCGCTGCCGCCGCCGGCCCAGTTCACGGCTACGGGGAACAGCGACAGGCCGATGGCCGTGATCACGGTGCCGGTCACCAACGGCGGGAAAAACCGTACGACCTTGGACATGAACGGCGCGATCAGCATGCCGAAGAACCCGGCAGCGATGGTCGCGCCGAAGATCCCTTGCAGGCCGATGCCAGGCATGCCGGCCATGGCCACCATGCTGCCGACGGCGGCAAAACTGGCGCCCATCATCACCGGCATGCGAATGCCCACCGGGCCGATGCCGAATGACTGCACCATGGTGGCTATACCGGCCACCAGCAAGTCGGCGTTGATCAGAAAGGCGATTTCTTCACGGCTCAAGCCTGCGGCCTGGCCAATGATCAGGGGTACGGCGACGGCGCCGCCGTACATCAGCAAGACGTGTTGCAGGCCAACCAGAATCAGTTGCAAGAGGGGCAGCCGCACCATGGCGGGTGCGGCGGGAATCTGCGGTTCGACTAACTCGGTCATGCAACACCTCGAATCTTTTTTATTTTTGTGTTGTTTGGCATTCAATTGCCATTTGAAACGGTATATCTCAAACACTGCATATCCCCTGTGGGAGCGGGCTTGCTCGCGAATACGGTGTGTCATTCAGCACTTCAGGTGACTGAACCACCGCATTCGCGAGCAAGCCCGCTCCCACATTTAGATCTGCAGCAGGCTGTCAGTTCGTGCGTGCCCCCTGGTTGATCCAGGTGCCGATCAAATCCCGCTCCTGCTGGGTCATCTGGGTGATGTTGCCCAGCGGCATGATCTGGCTGGCCACGGCTTGCGCTTGAATACGCGCCGCCTGCTGCTGGATCTGCGCCGGGGTGTCGAACATCACGCCGGCTGGTGCGGTGCTGAACAGCGGGCTGGTGGGCTTGGCCGAATGGCACACGGCGCAGCGTTCCTGGATCACGCCGTGCACCTTGTCGAAATCAATCGATGCCTGGGCCGGTGCCGCAGCAGGTGCTGCTGCCGGTGCGGCCGGTGCGGCCGGTGCTGCCGGTGCAGCGGGTTTCAGACCTCCGCCCAACGCGGTTTCCGGCAACGGCTGGTACTCGATGGCGGCAGGCGCCTTGGCCACATCCGGTGCAGTCGAAACAGGCTTGGGACCGGTCACATACGCCAGGCAGATCATCGCCAATGCGCCTGCCGGCAAGGTCCACGCATACTTCTGGCTGTTATGCCGCGTGTTGAAGTAGTGACGCACCAACACCGCCGCCACTGCGATACCCGCCAGGATCAGCCAGTTGTATTGGCTGCCGTAGGTGCTCGGGAAGTGGTTGCTGATCATGATGAACAGCACCGGCAAGGTGAAGTAGTTGTTGTGGCGCGAACGCAGCAGGCCCTTGGCCGGCAATGCCGGGTCAGGTGTGCGGTTCTCGGCGATGGCCGCCACCAGCGCACGCTGGGCGGGCATGATGATGCGGAACACGTTACCGACCATGATGGTGCCGATTACCGCACCCACGTGCAGGTAGGCGCCACGGCCGCTGAACACTTTGCTGAAGCCGTACGCAGCGGCAATCAACAGTACGAACAGGATCAGGCCGAGCAGGGCAGGGCGCTTGCCCAGTGCGGAGTCGCAGAGGAAGGAGTAGATGAACCAGCCGGCCAGCAACGAGCCGAGGCCCAGCAACACACCTTCCGGGCCGCTGAGGCTGCTGCCCGGGGCCAGCAGGTACAAGGTCGGGTTGGCGTAGAACACTACGCACAGCAGCGCGATGCCCGACATCCAGGTGAAATAGGCTTCCCATTTGAACCAATGCAGGTTGTCCGGCATGGTCGGCGGGGCCAGTTTGTATTTTTCCAGGTGGTAGATACCGCCACCGTGGATCGCCCATAAGTCACCGGCCAGGCCGTCTTTTGGGTTGACGCGATTAAGGTTGTTTTCCAGCCAGACAAAATAGAAGGAAGCGCCGATCCACGCGACGCCAGTGATCATGTGAACCCAGCGCACGCTAAGGTTCAGCCATTCCATCAAATGTGCTTCCACAGTCTTTACCTCTCGCCTGTCACCCTTGTTGTCGGGTGATCAAGCCTTCTCTTATTGGTGGGGGGCGAGGATCAAACGCTCATCCTCTTTGAAAAAATGCTCATCGCAGTTATTGCCTGTGCCACTGCGATCAACCACCAGGAAGTCATCCCGCTTTTCGATCGTCAGCACCGGGTGGTGCCAGACGCCGCGATGGTAATTAATGCCCTGCCTGCCGTTGGTGACGAAGGCGCGGACCAAGCCCGATACAGGTTCATCGCCAAGTGGCGCGACCACGATCAGAAAGGGGTTGCCGAGCAGCGGGATGAATGCCTGGCTGCCCAGCGGGTGTCTTTCCAGCATGCACACGGTCAGCGGCATGTCCTGCGCATCGGCGCGGAAGATGCTGATGATGGCGTGGTCTTCAGGCTGGGCGGTTTCTACCGTGGCCAGCTTGTGAAAGCGCATGGTCGACCCGTTGTTGATCATGAAGTGATCGCTGCCATCGGTTTCGATAACGTCTCCGAAAGGGGCGAAGGCTTCTTTGGTCAGGGGTTCGATCACGAGTGTGCGCATGGCTGTCTTCTTATCCGGATTCTGTGTTGTTTGTTCTGGCGCCTTCGCGAGCAAGCCCGCTCCCACAGGGGAATGCATTTCAAATGTGGGAGCGGGCTTGCTCGCGAATGGCATCACCGCTTACTTCGAAACCTTGCCCAAAACCCGCAGGCGGCTCACACCACCATCCGGGAACACGTTCAGGCGGATATGGGTAATCGGCCCCAGTGCCTTGATCTGCTCGGCAAACGTATGTTCAGCGTGCATTTCCAGTTTCTGCGCCGGCAGCAGTTCGCGCCAGAACAGCGATTGGGTTTCGATCTGGCTGTCGGTGCCGCCTTTCACGAACGCGCCCTGGATCGAGCAAGTGTCCGGGTAGTTGCCCTTGAAGTGCAGGGTGTCGACCACGATTTTCTCGATCTCGCCCGGGTGGCCCAATGCGACGATCACCCAGTCATTGCCTGGCGTGCGACGACGGGCGGTTTCCCAGCCGTCGCCCATGTTGATGCCACGGCCCGGGTTGAGGATGTTGCTCATACGGCCGAAGTGTTCATCGGAGCACGCCAGGGCGCGGCCGCCGTTGAGGGCAGCAGCGAGGTCGACCTGTTCGTTGTCGCCCACCGAGGACCAGTCGCGGAACGGCACGCCGTACACACGCAGACGGGCTACGCCGCCGTCCGGGTAGATGTTGAAACGCAGGTGGCTGAAGGCCTGGTCGTTGTTGATCTCATGGTAGTGGTGGCTGTTGCCTTGCAGCTCCACCGCCGACAGCACTTCCACCCACTGGGTGTTTTCATCTGGGTCGCCCGAGGCCAGGAAGCAGGCTTCCAGGGAAGCCGATGGCGGGAAGTTGCCGGTGAAGAATGAAGTGTCGATGTCCACGCCCTTGATCGAGCCGGGTACGCCCAGGCGGATCACCGCGCTGTCGTAGCCTTCGAAGCGCTTGCGGCGCGACTCCCAGCCATCCATCCACTTGCCGTTGTCATCGAAAACGCCCTCCTTCCACACGGCCGGGGTCGGCTGGAACAGGCGGTTGGCGTCAGCGAACCAGTCATCGGTCACCGAGAGGATCTTGGTGCCCAGGCGGGCGTCGGCCAGGTTGACGAACTTTTCGAAAGGTACGGCGTAAGCTTTCATTCTTCTTGTCTGCCTTAGATAGAGTGGCTGGGGATGGTCTGTTAGAGGGTCAGTAAACGGAACAACGCGATCTTGTTGACCTCGGCCAGCGCGCATTTGAACTCGGCGTCTGCCGAATTGTGAATGCGCGTTTCGAACGCAGCGAGGATCTGATGCCGGTTGCTGCCTTTTACCGCCATGATGAAGGGAAACTTGAACTTGGCCTTGTAGGCATCGTTCAGCTCGGTGAAGCGCGAGAACTCTTCGGCCGTGCATTGGTGAATCCCCGCGCCAGCTTGCTCATCGGTGCTGGCTTGGGTCAGTTGGCCCTGGACGGCAGCTTTGCCGGCCAAGTCCGGGTGAGCGTTGATCAGGGCCAGCTGGCTGGCATGATCGGCGCTTAACAGGATATCGCTCATGCGCTGGTGCAGGGTTTCGATCTGGTCGACCGAGCTGTCCTGGCCCAGGTCGAAGGCCTTTTCGGCCACCCATGGCGAGTGTTCGTAGATATCGGCGAAAGCGGCGACAAATTCATCGCGGCTCAGGGTCGATGGCTTCAGGGTCTGGAACGCAGTCATTTCGCCGCTCCCGTGTACGGGTGGGTTTCGTGCCAGTGACGGGCAATGTCGACGCGGCGGGTGAACCACACCTGTTCATGACCTTTGGCGTATTCGATAAAGCGCTTCAAGGCTGCGAGACGGGCAGGGCGGCCGATCAGGCGGCAGTGCAGGCCGATGGAAAGCATCTTCGGTGCTTCGGCGCCTTCGGCATACAGCACGTCAAACGCGTCCTTGAGGTACTCGAAAAAGTCGTCGCCCTTGTTGAAGCCCTGCACCTGGGTAAAGCGCATATCGTTGGTGTCCAGGGTGTAAGGGATCACCAGGTGCGGCTTGCCGGTGGGGTTGTTGGGTTCCCAGTAGGGCAGGTCGTCATCGTAGGTGTCGCAGTCGTAGAGGAAACCGCCTTCTTCCATCACCAGTCGGCGGGTGTTGGGGCCGGTGCGGCCGGTGTACCAGCCCAGTGGGCGTTCGCCGGTCAGCTCGGTGAGGATGCGGATGGCCTCGAGCATGTGCTCGCGCTCCTGGGCCTCGTCCATGTATTGGTAGTCGATCCAGCGGTAGCCGTGGCTGCAGATCTCGTGGCCGGCCTCGACCATTGCGCGGATCACGTCCGGGTGGCGCTGGGCGGCCATGGCGACGGCGAAGATGGTCAGCGGGATATCGAATTCTTTGAATAGCTTGAGGATGCGCCACACGCCGGCACGGCTGCCGTATTCGTACAGCGACTCCATGCTCATGTTGCGGGCGCCTTGCAGCGGTTGGGCCGAGACCATTTCCGAAAGGAAGGCTTCGGACTCTTTATCACCGTGCAAAATGTTGCGCTCACCGCCTTCTTCGTAGTTGAGTACGAACGACAGCGCAATGCGTGCCTTGCCCGGCCAGTGGGGGTGAGGAGGGTTACTGCCGTAACCGATCAGGTCGCGTGGGTAGTCAGCGCTCACTGCAGTCTTCCTTCTTGTTCGTGGTAGCAAGTGTGTGTGGCGGCCGGGCAGTGGAAAGACTGGGTGGCGTCACAGCGATGAGTGATTGTATACAACTTATCTGCCACTTTGTAAGCCTGCATTTCTGCATTTTTTCTGTAGCACTCGGTTAAAAGTGTGTAGCAAGAAACTTGCCTGGTTGGTCAGCTAATGGACAAAAGGTCGTTTAAAAGCAAGGTTTACTCACGGACTGACTCAACGAGCAACACCGACGGGAATATCCAAAGCTTTGTGATTTTTATTGTGTACAATTTTTTTAAAAAGTGTCTTAATCAGCCATCACCGGCTTTTTCGATGCCCTGAAAAAGTGCAGGTTTCTCTTTTACTGACTTAAGGAGGCGCGTAGACACCATGGGACGTTTGACCACACACGTTTTGGACGCCGCGCACGGCTGCCCCGGCAGCAATATCAAGGTCGAGCTGTACCGTGTCGACGGCGCGCAGTTGGAACGGGTGGCCACGGCCACCACTAACAGTGACGGCCGTTGCGATGCGCCGCTGCTGCAAGGCGACGACTACCGCAGCGGTGTTTACCAACTGCAATTCAGCGCCGGCGATTACTACCGCGCCCGTGGCGTGCAATTGCCGGAGCCCGCATTTCTGGACGTCGTTGTGCTGCGTTTTGGCATCAGCGCCGAGCAGGATCACTACCATGTGCCTTTACTGATTTCGCCTTACAGCTACTCCACCTATCGCGGTAGCTGAGCGTCACCTCGCTTCACACCCCCAAAGCTCTTCGTTGGTTTTTCGCCCGCCCACACTGCGGGCTTTTTTTATTCTGAATGGCTTGCGGGCCGCCCAATTATGTAACGCACCCGGGGCGGCCGAGGTGCCTAGGCTCGGCTTTTCTGTATGGAACAGTCCGCCATGAGTACCGACACCACCGCCTGGTTGGCCACTGAGGCTGCTGCGGCGCAAGCGCTTAATTTTGATGACCCGCAAACTTCGGACGCGGAGCGTGATGCGGCGATTCGCACACTCCTGACCCGACGGCTTAACGAGGTCTCGCAGCCCAGTTATGAAATCAATCGCCTGTGTGAAGCCCAAACCAGGGCCAGAGAGGCGGCGAAATCCTTAAAAGGCTTGATCGGGCGTGCGCCGAGAGTTCTGGGCATTATCCGCGGCGTATTACGCAAGGCCTTTGCCCTTGACCCCGACACGCTGATGTTTACCGAATCCCGTCCGCCGCCTTTTCCCCTGAAGGTCTATAGCCTGACCGAAAAAGCGCTGGCACTCCTCATTGACCCCGATGTGCCACTCAACACTAACCAGTTCACTGCATTGTGTATCAAGGACGAACCTGCGCGGACATTGGCGTTTACCGCCTGGGATGTGCTGGTACGTGTGAAAGGGTTGGCGCTGCTCGGTGAGGTTGAGAAAGCTGAACGAGACTATTGGCAGCAACTGGCCTATGGCTCCTGGCTGACACGCAAGCAGCATTGGGTCCAGTTACGAAAGTCCTTGTTCGCCGAGAATGCACTGCTGGCCCATCGCGTTTACCAACTCTCGGACCGCGGCTTTGCCATGGTCGTGAAAGTCATGGAGATCCCGGGCGCCGATGCGCGCCGTCGCGCCGCAGGTGAGTGGGCGAATATCCAAGTGAGCAGGGTGGTGTGGCCTGGCACCAATCAGGCGCAGGTGCCTGTGCCGGGCGCTTTGCATATTTATCGTGATGGCATCGCGGGGGATACGCCCCATGTGATCTACCTGCCGGGCCTGATTCGTGAGTTTTACGAGTTCAGTTCCTGGTACCGAATGCAGTGCGACC
The window above is part of the Pseudomonas sp. KBS0710 genome. Proteins encoded here:
- the puuE gene encoding allantoinase PuuE; amino-acid sequence: MSADYPRDLIGYGSNPPHPHWPGKARIALSFVLNYEEGGERNILHGDKESEAFLSEMVSAQPLQGARNMSMESLYEYGSRAGVWRILKLFKEFDIPLTIFAVAMAAQRHPDVIRAMVEAGHEICSHGYRWIDYQYMDEAQEREHMLEAIRILTELTGERPLGWYTGRTGPNTRRLVMEEGGFLYDCDTYDDDLPYWEPNNPTGKPHLVIPYTLDTNDMRFTQVQGFNKGDDFFEYLKDAFDVLYAEGAEAPKMLSIGLHCRLIGRPARLAALKRFIEYAKGHEQVWFTRRVDIARHWHETHPYTGAAK
- a CDS encoding ureidoglycolate lyase, with translation MRTLVIEPLTKEAFAPFGDVIETDGSDHFMINNGSTMRFHKLATVETAQPEDHAIISIFRADAQDMPLTVCMLERHPLGSQAFIPLLGNPFLIVVAPLGDEPVSGLVRAFVTNGRQGINYHRGVWHHPVLTIEKRDDFLVVDRSGTGNNCDEHFFKEDERLILAPHQ
- a CDS encoding nucleobase:cation symporter-2 family protein translates to MTELVEPQIPAAPAMVRLPLLQLILVGLQHVLLMYGGAVAVPLIIGQAAGLSREEIAFLINADLLVAGIATMVQSFGIGPVGIRMPVMMGASFAAVGSMVAMAGMPGIGLQGIFGATIAAGFFGMLIAPFMSKVVRFFPPLVTGTVITAIGLSLFPVAVNWAGGGSAAATFGSPIYLAIAALVLATILLINRFMRGFWVNISVLIGMALGYGLCGLLGMVDLSGLAQAPWVQVVTPLHFGMPKFELAPILSMCLVVVIIFVESTGMFLALGKITGQEVTPKMLRRGLLCDAGASFFAGFFNTFTHSSFAQNIGLVQMTGVRCRSVTIMAGAFLIVLSLLPKAAFLVASIPPAVLGGAAIAMFGMVAATGIKILQEADIADRRNQLLVAVSIGMGLIPVVRPEFFAQLPLWMSPITHSGIAMATLSALSLNILFNILGGSERPAVAHTH
- the uraH gene encoding hydroxyisourate hydrolase; this encodes MGRLTTHVLDAAHGCPGSNIKVELYRVDGAQLERVATATTNSDGRCDAPLLQGDDYRSGVYQLQFSAGDYYRARGVQLPEPAFLDVVVLRFGISAEQDHYHVPLLISPYSYSTYRGS
- a CDS encoding urate hydroxylase PuuD, which gives rise to MEAHLMEWLNLSVRWVHMITGVAWIGASFYFVWLENNLNRVNPKDGLAGDLWAIHGGGIYHLEKYKLAPPTMPDNLHWFKWEAYFTWMSGIALLCVVFYANPTLYLLAPGSSLSGPEGVLLGLGSLLAGWFIYSFLCDSALGKRPALLGLILFVLLIAAAYGFSKVFSGRGAYLHVGAVIGTIMVGNVFRIIMPAQRALVAAIAENRTPDPALPAKGLLRSRHNNYFTLPVLFIMISNHFPSTYGSQYNWLILAGIAVAAVLVRHYFNTRHNSQKYAWTLPAGALAMICLAYVTGPKPVSTAPDVAKAPAAIEYQPLPETALGGGLKPAAPAAPAAPAAPAAAPAAAPAQASIDFDKVHGVIQERCAVCHSAKPTSPLFSTAPAGVMFDTPAQIQQQAARIQAQAVASQIMPLGNITQMTQQERDLIGTWINQGARTN
- the alc gene encoding allantoicase; amino-acid sequence: MKAYAVPFEKFVNLADARLGTKILSVTDDWFADANRLFQPTPAVWKEGVFDDNGKWMDGWESRRKRFEGYDSAVIRLGVPGSIKGVDIDTSFFTGNFPPSASLEACFLASGDPDENTQWVEVLSAVELQGNSHHYHEINNDQAFSHLRFNIYPDGGVARLRVYGVPFRDWSSVGDNEQVDLAAALNGGRALACSDEHFGRMSNILNPGRGINMGDGWETARRRTPGNDWVIVALGHPGEIEKIVVDTLHFKGNYPDTCSIQGAFVKGGTDSQIETQSLFWRELLPAQKLEMHAEHTFAEQIKALGPITHIRLNVFPDGGVSRLRVLGKVSK
- the uraD gene encoding 2-oxo-4-hydroxy-4-carboxy-5-ureidoimidazoline decarboxylase; protein product: MTAFQTLKPSTLSRDEFVAAFADIYEHSPWVAEKAFDLGQDSSVDQIETLHQRMSDILLSADHASQLALINAHPDLAGKAAVQGQLTQASTDEQAGAGIHQCTAEEFSRFTELNDAYKAKFKFPFIMAVKGSNRHQILAAFETRIHNSADAEFKCALAEVNKIALFRLLTL